In Silene latifolia isolate original U9 population chromosome X, ASM4854445v1, whole genome shotgun sequence, the following proteins share a genomic window:
- the LOC141618000 gene encoding protein FAR1-RELATED SEQUENCE 3-like — MRSGFHNHALTLYCDGDRYFAKFDEEKLAYIDAQVRAHVRPAIISAVLHQRNPEKSRPNRRQIYNRSQKVWAEERDGRNPAQQMLALAVQHKYIHYWVTDQETDELTHVFMAHPEAVKMFRSYYYVVLIDSTYKTNLYRLPLVEMVGVTPVGKSFVIAYALVKHESEDGYLWVLRKLKALLNDVVQPNAIVRCGGGFVERDSHCFSGFVSLAMSLAYIF; from the coding sequence ATGAGATCCGGGTTTCATAATCATGCTTtaacgttgtattgtgacggcgacaGATACTTTGCAAAGTTTGATGAAGAGAAGTTGGCTTATATCGATGCCCAAGTTAGAGCTCACGTTAGACCGGCAATTATTAGTGCGGTTTTGCATCAGCGGAATCCGGAAAAGTCAAGACCTAATCGGCGACAAATCTACAATCGTTCTCAGAAAGTATGGGCCGAGGAAAGAGATGGGAGAAACCCGGCACAACAGATGCTAGCACTTGCGGTTCAGCATAAGTACATTCATTATTGGGTCACTGATCAGGAGACCGATGAGCTAACCCACGTGTTCATGGCTCATCCAGAAGCCGTTAAGATGTTTCGATCATACTATTATGTGGTACTGATCGATTCCACGTACAAGACAAATTTataccgtcttccgcttgttgaGATGGTTGGAGTCACACCCGTCGGGAAGAGCTTTGTCATCGCGTATGCTCTTGTGAAGCATGAGTCCGAGGATGGATACCTGTGGGTCTTACGGAAACTGAAGGCCCTTCTCAATGATGTCGTTCAACCTAATGCTATTGTTCGATGCGGAGGCGGGTTTGTTGAACGCGATTCCCACTGTTTTTCCGGATTCGTCTCACTTGCTATGTCTTTGGCATATATATTCTAA
- the LOC141623498 gene encoding protein ASPARTIC PROTEASE IN GUARD CELL 1-like has translation MECKINYLVFPYIFLTIFPCLLKFPLVSSRIMLFPTSKTQILNVTTNALSISYLKQMSPKMQTSTNTQLQNRPLTLKLHTRHSLLPNNHNPKDHKSLLFNQLTRDSRRVSSIQTRLDLTIKSDLGAPIISGTSQGSGEYFTRIGVGQPLREVYVIIDTGSDISWVQCEPCSHCYTQSNPIFDPKQSSTFKPIPCNSSSCDALDVSDCRLGRCLYEVSYGDGSYTSGNFVTETITFDGGRSISNLAVGCGHNNDGYFAGAGGLLGLGGGPLSLPSQINASFFSYCLVDRDSSAASTLELVNTNTNPEPTQTNSNIPSVTAPLVRNHMLDTFYYLGLTGFSVGGNVLEIPATSFLIDHHGSGGMIIDSGTAVTRLESRVYELLRDEFRQGTSHLPTADEVAIFDTCFDLRGLDSVEFPAVELLFGGTQSLVLPARNYVIPVDGDGTFCFAFAPTTSSMSILGNVQQQGIRVGFDLVKSLVTFQAEAC, from the coding sequence ATGGAATGCAAAATCAATTATCTAGTCTTTCCATACATATTTCTTACAATATTCCCTTGTCTTCTAAAATTTCCCTTGGTTTCTTCCCGAATAATGTTATTTCCAACCTCCAAAACACAAATCCTAAATGTAACAACTAATGCTTTGTCAATATCTTATCTTAAACAAATGTCACCAAAAATGCAAACATCCACTAACACCCAATTACAAAATCGGCCTCTTACTTTAAAACTCCACACTCGTCATTCACTTTTACCGAACAATCACAACCCTAAAGACCATAAATCCCTACTCTTTAATCAATTAACCCGTGACTCGAGACGAGTCAGCTCGATCCAAACCCGACTCGACCTGACAATAAAATCCGACTTAGGCGCCCCAATCATCTCAGGCACAAGCCAAGGAAGTGGGGAGTACTTCACCCGGATAGGCGTCGGTCAACCATTGCGTGAAGTCTACGTAATTATAGACACGGGAAGTGACATTAGTTGGGTACAATGTGAGCCATGTTCACATTGCTACACACAATCCAACCCAATATTTGACCCGAAACAATCCTCCACATTCAAACCCATTCCATGCAATTCATCGTCATGTGACGCCCTAGACGTCTCTGATTGTCGTCTAGGGCGTTGCCTATACGAGGTGTCATATGGGGACGGTTCATATACGAGTGGCAACTTTGTCACTGAAACAATAACGTTTGACGGGGGTAGATCAATAAGTAACCTAGCAGTAGGCTGTGGACATAATAACGATGGTTATTTTGCTGGAGCCGGGGGTTTGCTTGGCCTTGGGGGTGGGCCATTGTCACTACCTTCCCAAATTAACGCGTCTTTTTTCTCGTATTGCTTAGTTGATCGAGACTCGAGCGCTGCCTCAACCCTCGAGTTGGTCAATACCAACACCAACCCAGAACCAACTCAAACTAACAGCAATATTCCATCAGTTACCGCGCCATTGGTTAGGAATCATATGCTTGACACATTTTACTACCTAGGGTTGACGGGATTTAGCGTAGGGGGGAATGTATTAGAGATCCCGGCGACGTCATTCCTAATAGATCACCACGGGAGTGGCGGAATGATCATAGACTCTGGGACAgctgtgacacgactcgagtcaAGGGTGTACGAGTTGCTAAGGGATGAGTTTAGGCAGGGGACAAGTCATCTACCGACAGCGGATGAGGTGGCGATTTTTGACACCTGTTTTGACCTGAGGGGACTGGACAGTGTTGAGTTTCCAGCGGTAGAGCTTCTCTTTGGGGGGACACAGAGCTTGGTATTACCGGCAAGAAATTATGTGATTCCAGTGGATGGAGACGGAACATTCTGCTTTGCGTTTGCTCCAACAACATCGTCTATGTCCATTTTAGGGAATGTGCAGCAGCAAGGGATAAGGGTTGGGTTTGATCTTGTCAAGTCTCTTGTTACCTTCCAAGCTGAAGCATGTTAG
- the LOC141623499 gene encoding uncharacterized protein At4g14100 has product MANIKHKLRLSPATMSLFYFSLFMLLVVVSGDTIRMKTILETSDEQLKEEPKPTIWPEQFHSVLVMNNTKTNELQVVDLWYDWPNRRNLNLIQYQLGKKLYDVEYDNHTSYYFTRDATRECRTVHFDVGILTPDWLHGATYLGQAKVDGFLCNVWTKADFVWYYEDVVTKRPVNWIFYTGRSFHVMSFEVGAVLQDSEWQAPVHCFDKKQNSILGLSHQLLKPSAPMGSLIDRSVFPFV; this is encoded by the exons ATGGCTAACATCAAGCATAAGCTAAGGCTTTCCCCAGCAACTATGTCTTTGTTCTACTTCTCCTTGTTTATGTTGCTAGTAGTAGTGAGCGGTGACAcaataagaatgaaaacaatCTTAGAAACAAGCGATGAACAACTAAAGGAAGAACCAAAGCCCACAATATGGCCTGAGCAATTCCACTCGGTGCTGGTGATGAATAATACAAAAACCAACGAGCTACAGGTGGTGGATTTATGGTATGATTGGCCCAACAGACGCAACCTCAACCTTATTCAGTACCAGCTTGGGAAGAAGTTGTATGATGTCGAATATGATAATCATACTTCTTACTATTTCACCCGAGACGCTACCCGTGAGTGCCGTACAGTGCATTTTGATGTGGGAATCCTGACTCCTGATTGGCTCCACGGAGCTACCTATTTGGGTCAGGCGAAAGTGGATGGCTTCCTTTGCAATGTTTGGACTAAAGCAGATTTTGTTTGGTACTACGAGGACGTTGTCACTAAGAGACCAGTTAACTGGATTTTCTACACTG GGAGATCCTTTCATGTTATGAGCTTTGAGGTGGGTGCGGTGCTGCAAGATTCCGAATGGCAAGCTCCGGTTCACTGCTTTGACAAGAAGCAAAATTCTATACTTGGACTCTCACACCAACTTCTGAAACCTTCAGCTCCTATGGGCTCCTTAATTGACCGGTCTGTATTCCCGTTTGTGTAA